A genome region from Bacteroidota bacterium includes the following:
- a CDS encoding galactose oxidase: MQKTNFPGPGRLSAFGFAIGNKGYVGTGWTGSLVYDDCWEYDPATNAWTQKANYAGGPMYFGMGFAIGNKGYAGIGYTGTNDFWEYDPVTNGWVQKASLPGTSRSTTGAFVINGKGYVATGYDGTSLQDLWQYDPSSNSWTAKAFFPPSGRNDIDRLPFVINNKAYLGMGLPNSTNDIWEYDAITDVWTQKANFPSTGRFGATGFSVCNYGYAGMGQAGSAQSDFYMYDPRATQQELQ, encoded by the coding sequence TTGCAAAAAACAAATTTTCCAGGACCAGGGCGTCTCTCGGCATTTGGATTTGCCATTGGCAATAAAGGATATGTTGGCACTGGCTGGACCGGCAGTTTAGTGTATGATGATTGTTGGGAATACGACCCGGCTACAAATGCATGGACACAAAAAGCAAACTATGCGGGTGGTCCAATGTATTTTGGTATGGGTTTCGCCATTGGTAATAAAGGATATGCCGGAATTGGGTATACAGGTACAAATGATTTTTGGGAATATGATCCGGTAACAAACGGGTGGGTTCAGAAAGCAAGTTTGCCAGGCACGAGCCGTTCAACTACCGGTGCATTCGTAATTAATGGGAAAGGATATGTAGCAACAGGGTATGATGGCACTTCGCTGCAGGATTTATGGCAATATGATCCTTCTTCAAACTCGTGGACAGCAAAGGCATTTTTTCCTCCGAGTGGGCGCAATGATATTGACCGCCTTCCCTTCGTCATCAACAATAAAGCATATCTGGGCATGGGGCTTCCAAACTCTACAAACGATATTTGGGAATATGATGCAATTACCGATGTGTGGACACAGAAAGCAAATTTTCCAAGTACTGGAAGGTTTGGAGCAACGGGATTTTCAGTTTGTAACTACGGATATGCCGGTATGGGACAGGCAGGATCAGCCCAAAGTGATTTTTATATGTACGATCCCAGAGCAACGCAACAGGAACTACAGTAA
- a CDS encoding gliding motility-associated C-terminal domain-containing protein, whose translation MATPTSITTYTLMAVDTVTGCIFSDSSSIVASPIFTTTSSNGVINCTTSGVPINVSASPAGIYSYSWSPSSSLSNANTSNPTASPSVTTTYTVVVTSALGCSVSDTVIVNVNIPSLYSFNVIPLIDTICSGSSLQLNTIIQKGCGANGSVCGGPVSASQAGTAVTFSNATGITPFAGSVVSEKMQCLYRASELIAAGMNQATTITQIGLNIQSIVGSNSYQNFTIKMGCTSTNTMTTTYISALPTVYNPKPTAIFNGMNYFVLDNTYDWDGVSNLAIEICFSNSITSQNSFIYYSAPGFTATIYSSGASVCANASGTTGTNRPNTYFKHCGASGGTGFDYAWTPSSSLNYDTVANPIASPTANTTYTVIVTDTSSGCIMTDTSSVVVLGLNSAVVNLGNDATLCTGNNITLNAGTGFSSYQWSTGATTSTITVSASGTYWAIGTNMCGMDRDTITISYYPVNSLSLGTNQTLCSGNTITLNATATGFTNYVWSTGATTSSIVVGQGTYWVSSNNVCGSASDTVVVSAVNAPSAFSLGNDTILCIGNNVTLNTGGSGQYSYQWSTGATGSSIIAGTSGTYWVNVTNQCGTANDSINISYYPANSLSLGPDMTICSGNTTTITTSATGFTNFVWSTGASTTSIVVSSAGTYWVSSNNICGSASDTINVAVVALPVTTLGNDTTLCVGNNLTLTATGGFTSYIWNTGSTNQSIAISSGGTYWVNVSNSCGSNADTININYYPANSLSLGNDTAICQGDSVLLALTSSGFTNFIWSTGATTTSINVNTSGTYWVSSNNICGTAADSINVSIGSDPTVSLGNDTAICTQTILAATATNAGSYSWSTGSTSSSITITQPGTYWVQVTNQCSSDSDTIVIMQGIAPVFSLGNDSTLCSTQTINIDITGTGTGYVWQDNSTLPTYTITSSGIYWVIVTNAAGCTSTDSMTAIFDFPPFIFAPNDTVICDGEEIILAPLSSGSYVWNNGTSNSPITVGSDGLYIVYTANICGSASDSVRVTTEKCSCLLDVPNAFSPNDDGINDVFYVRGYCDIFLLRIYDRWGEKVFETSDITQGWNGIYKGKKMNSGIFNFYFVVRPDSEDKQVKKGNLSLIR comes from the coding sequence TTGGCAACTCCAACTTCCATCACTACCTATACGCTCATGGCAGTTGACACAGTTACAGGATGTATTTTTTCAGACAGTTCATCCATTGTGGCTTCTCCCATTTTCACAACCACTTCGAGCAACGGTGTTATTAATTGCACAACAAGCGGAGTTCCGATAAATGTGTCCGCATCTCCTGCCGGAATTTATTCTTATTCCTGGTCTCCTTCATCTTCCCTTTCTAATGCTAATACATCCAATCCAACAGCATCTCCTTCTGTGACTACCACCTATACGGTTGTTGTTACCTCTGCCTTGGGTTGTTCGGTTTCTGATACGGTAATTGTTAACGTAAATATTCCCAGCCTGTATTCCTTCAATGTGATTCCGCTTATTGATACAATTTGTTCCGGTTCTTCTCTTCAATTGAACACAATCATTCAGAAAGGATGCGGAGCTAATGGAAGTGTGTGCGGTGGGCCGGTATCAGCATCGCAGGCGGGAACGGCAGTAACTTTTTCAAACGCAACCGGTATTACTCCTTTTGCAGGTTCTGTTGTCAGCGAAAAGATGCAATGTTTGTATCGCGCATCCGAATTAATTGCTGCGGGAATGAACCAGGCGACCACCATCACGCAAATCGGTTTAAACATTCAATCAATTGTTGGGAGCAACTCTTACCAGAACTTTACTATCAAGATGGGCTGCACTTCCACCAACACGATGACTACAACTTATATAAGCGCATTGCCTACTGTATACAATCCGAAACCCACTGCTATCTTCAACGGAATGAATTATTTTGTTCTGGATAATACATATGACTGGGATGGTGTTTCCAATCTCGCTATAGAAATTTGTTTCAGCAATTCTATTACATCTCAGAATTCTTTTATCTATTATTCAGCCCCGGGGTTTACTGCAACAATTTATTCTTCAGGAGCAAGTGTATGCGCCAATGCAAGCGGAACAACCGGCACGAATCGTCCTAATACCTATTTCAAGCATTGCGGTGCAAGTGGTGGAACCGGGTTTGATTACGCATGGACGCCTTCTTCTTCTTTGAACTACGATACGGTTGCAAACCCCATTGCTTCTCCTACTGCAAACACTACCTATACAGTTATTGTTACTGATACTTCTTCAGGGTGTATAATGACCGATACTTCTTCAGTGGTTGTGCTCGGGTTGAATTCAGCCGTTGTAAACCTTGGCAATGATGCTACGTTATGCACCGGAAATAATATAACGCTTAATGCCGGCACAGGATTTTCTTCCTATCAGTGGAGCACGGGTGCAACAACTTCAACAATTACTGTTTCTGCTTCCGGCACTTATTGGGCAATAGGCACAAACATGTGCGGCATGGATAGAGATACAATTACTATTTCGTATTACCCGGTTAACTCTCTTTCTTTAGGTACTAACCAGACATTATGTTCCGGAAACACAATAACACTTAATGCAACCGCAACCGGATTTACAAATTATGTATGGAGCACAGGTGCAACAACATCAAGCATTGTAGTCGGGCAGGGAACGTATTGGGTTTCTTCAAATAATGTTTGCGGTTCAGCTTCTGATACAGTTGTTGTTTCCGCTGTAAATGCCCCTTCTGCATTTAGCCTTGGAAACGATACTATTTTATGTATTGGAAACAATGTAACTCTTAACACTGGCGGAAGCGGACAATATTCTTATCAATGGAGTACCGGAGCAACAGGTTCTTCCATTATTGCAGGCACTTCAGGAACTTACTGGGTGAATGTTACCAATCAATGCGGCACTGCTAACGACAGCATTAATATCAGTTATTATCCTGCCAACTCGCTTTCGTTAGGTCCTGACATGACTATTTGTTCAGGAAATACAACAACGATTACAACATCTGCAACCGGGTTTACAAATTTTGTCTGGAGCACTGGCGCCAGCACTACCAGCATTGTCGTGAGTTCAGCGGGTACGTATTGGGTTTCTTCAAATAATATTTGTGGCTCTGCTTCAGATACTATTAATGTTGCCGTAGTTGCTCTTCCTGTCACAACTCTTGGCAATGACACAACACTTTGTGTTGGAAATAATTTAACACTCACTGCAACAGGAGGATTTACATCTTACATCTGGAATACAGGTTCGACCAATCAATCTATAGCCATTTCATCGGGTGGAACTTATTGGGTAAATGTTTCCAACTCATGTGGCAGCAATGCAGATACAATTAACATTAATTATTATCCAGCTAATTCTCTTTCACTGGGAAATGACACTGCTATTTGCCAAGGCGATTCTGTGCTGCTTGCACTCACTTCAAGCGGCTTTACAAATTTTATCTGGAGCACGGGTGCCACTACAACCAGCATTAATGTAAATACATCGGGCACTTATTGGGTTTCTTCAAATAATATTTGCGGCACTGCTGCCGATTCTATAAATGTTTCTATTGGAAGCGATCCAACTGTTTCATTAGGAAATGACACTGCTATCTGCACGCAGACAATACTCGCTGCCACTGCAACCAATGCAGGCAGTTATTCATGGAGCACAGGATCAACTTCTTCCAGCATTACTATAACTCAGCCAGGAACTTACTGGGTCCAGGTAACCAATCAATGCAGTTCAGACAGCGATACTATTGTTATTATGCAAGGTATTGCACCCGTTTTTTCGCTGGGAAATGATTCCACGCTCTGTTCAACACAAACCATTAATATTGATATTACCGGCACAGGAACAGGATATGTATGGCAGGATAACTCAACTCTTCCCACCTATACAATTACATCTTCAGGAATTTACTGGGTGATTGTTACTAACGCAGCCGGCTGTACCAGTACGGATTCAATGACAGCAATTTTTGATTTTCCTCCTTTCATCTTTGCGCCAAATGATACTGTTATTTGTGATGGGGAGGAAATAATTCTTGCACCGTTGAGTAGCGGAAGTTATGTCTGGAATAACGGAACAAGCAACAGCCCGATTACAGTTGGCAGTGACGGATTGTACATCGTTTATACTGCTAATATCTGCGGAAGCGCAAGTGACTCAGTGCGTGTGACAACAGAAAAATGTAGCTGCCTTCTGGATGTGCCCAATGCGTTTTCGCCAAACGATGACGGTATCAACGATGTATTTTATGTAAGAGGATACTGCGATATTTTTCTGCTGAGAATTTATGACCGGTGGGGAGAAAAAGTTTTCGAAACATCCGATATTACTCAGGGCTGGAATGGCATTTATAAAGGAAAGAAAATGAATTCGGGAATATTTAATTTTTATTTTGTCGTACGACCTGACAGTGAAGACAAGCAAGTAAAAAAAGGCAACCTCTCTCTTATTAGATGA
- a CDS encoding PorP/SprF family type IX secretion system membrane protein, which translates to MMTIKKYLIIIFVLMNLKVLAQDIHFSQTFNTPLLLNPSYCGDFDGQVRAMNSYKQQWSSVSDKPYKTFLFSADKPFFSKKLCAGLIFFNDKAGDSEMSTTQAELLLSTKLKAGESDDVSAGLQIGYGQRKFDGTNLIWDNQWDGISFNTQLSSNEPVLANSFSYFDLSSGIGWNHKISDISKFRAGFSAQHLNQPVFSFIYNDNEKLFIKYITSGTWEVKTKALSNTTYVTSLAWFNQGTANEFDFSLIAKQELGMNSLYTGNNVSSNLLFGGLWRWNDAISPYVGFEYKKGLSAGISYDINYSSFRKASIARGGFEFHLAYRFVQKNVIVDTTAPSFNPQ; encoded by the coding sequence ATGATGACAATAAAAAAATATTTGATAATTATTTTTGTGCTGATGAACTTGAAAGTTTTGGCGCAGGACATTCACTTTTCCCAAACGTTCAATACACCGCTGCTTTTAAATCCTTCTTATTGCGGTGATTTTGATGGGCAGGTTCGCGCCATGAACAGCTATAAACAGCAATGGAGTTCTGTATCGGATAAGCCATATAAAACATTTTTATTCTCTGCTGACAAACCATTTTTCAGCAAGAAGCTTTGCGCAGGATTGATTTTTTTCAATGATAAAGCAGGCGATTCAGAGATGAGCACTACACAGGCAGAACTTCTTCTTTCGACCAAACTTAAAGCAGGAGAATCAGATGACGTTTCGGCTGGATTGCAAATCGGCTACGGACAAAGAAAATTTGACGGAACAAATCTGATTTGGGATAACCAGTGGGATGGAATATCTTTTAATACACAACTTTCCTCCAATGAACCTGTGCTTGCAAATAGCTTTAGTTATTTTGATTTGTCATCCGGCATAGGGTGGAATCATAAAATTTCTGATATCAGTAAATTTCGTGCAGGATTCAGTGCGCAACATCTGAACCAACCTGTTTTTTCGTTTATCTATAATGACAATGAAAAACTTTTTATTAAGTACATAACGTCAGGAACCTGGGAGGTAAAAACAAAAGCACTTTCAAATACTACTTACGTAACATCTCTTGCATGGTTTAATCAGGGAACCGCAAATGAATTTGATTTCAGTCTCATTGCCAAACAGGAACTTGGGATGAATTCATTATACACAGGCAATAATGTTTCTTCCAATTTATTGTTTGGTGGGCTTTGGAGATGGAATGATGCCATTTCTCCTTATGTTGGATTTGAGTATAAGAAAGGATTATCGGCAGGAATAAGTTATGATATTAATTATTCCAGCTTTCGTAAGGCAAGTATTGCGCGCGGAGGTTTTGAATTTCACCTTGCTTATCGTTTTGTTCAAAAAAATGTAATAGTTGATACCACTGCACCAAGTTTCAATCCACAGTAA
- a CDS encoding 3-hydroxyacyl-CoA dehydrogenase/enoyl-CoA hydratase family protein gives MNRKINKVAILGSGVMGSRIACHFANIGVEVLLLDIVPKDATTDKKSRNKIVNDALAFALKSNPSPIYKKSFANRITTGNFEDDMKNISSCDWIIEVVVERLDIKKIIFEQVEKFRKPGTLISSNTSGIPIHLMLDGRSEDFQKHFSGAHFFNPPRYLKLLEIIPTPKTSKEVIGFLMRYGDLYLGKTTVLCKDTPAFIANRIGVFGIMSLFHLVEKMGLTVEEVDKLTGPVLGRPKSATFRTCDVVGLDTLVHVANGLAQNLPNDEAKESFKLPAYVAKMNESKWFGDKTGQGFYKKVKSADGKSEIQALDLKTLEYKPSQKVKFATLEQTKPIENLKDRLKILISGKDKAGDFYRASFFGLFQYVSNRIPEISDELYRIDDALKAGFGWELGPFEYWDALGVKESIDAMEKAGVKCAQWISDFLKAGNTSFYKVEGGAKKYYDIHAKSYKAIPGTEEYISLEIIRPTKTVWKNSGATITDIGDGIINLEWNTKMNSIGGEVIEGVNKAIDIAEKDFQGLVISNEGANFSAGANVGMIFMLAVEQEWDELNFAVKAFQNTMMRIRYSSIPVVVAPHNLALGGACEMSMHSDKVVAHAETYMGLVEFGVGLIPGGGGTKEFALRLSDELQDGDVELNSFRDRFLTIGQAKVATSAHEAFDFGYLRKGKDIVVVSRARLLTDAKAECLKIAREGYSKPTPRKDIRVLGKQALGLAYLGANSMMSGNYISEHDVKIAQKIGWVICGGDLSSPTLVSEQYLLDLEREAFLSLAGEKKTLERIQSIITGGKVLRN, from the coding sequence ATGAATCGAAAAATAAATAAAGTCGCAATTCTCGGCTCCGGAGTGATGGGCTCACGCATTGCGTGTCACTTCGCAAATATCGGAGTGGAAGTTTTATTGCTCGACATTGTCCCGAAAGATGCAACAACAGATAAAAAATCAAGAAACAAAATTGTGAACGATGCTTTAGCGTTTGCGCTGAAATCAAATCCTTCTCCAATTTATAAGAAATCTTTTGCGAATAGAATTACCACAGGGAATTTTGAAGATGACATGAAAAATATTTCTTCCTGCGACTGGATTATTGAAGTGGTTGTAGAAAGATTGGATATTAAAAAAATAATTTTCGAGCAAGTTGAAAAATTCAGAAAGCCGGGAACGCTTATTTCTTCAAACACTTCCGGAATTCCTATTCATTTAATGCTTGATGGTAGAAGCGAAGATTTTCAGAAGCATTTCTCCGGAGCCCATTTCTTCAATCCTCCGCGCTACTTAAAATTGCTTGAGATAATCCCCACTCCTAAAACTTCAAAAGAAGTCATTGGCTTTCTGATGCGCTACGGAGATTTGTATCTGGGAAAAACTACTGTGCTCTGCAAAGATACGCCCGCTTTCATTGCTAATCGTATAGGTGTCTTCGGAATTATGAGTTTGTTTCATCTGGTAGAAAAAATGGGATTGACCGTTGAGGAAGTTGACAAACTCACTGGTCCCGTTTTAGGAAGACCGAAGTCGGCAACTTTCAGAACTTGTGATGTAGTTGGACTGGATACGCTCGTGCATGTGGCAAACGGACTCGCACAAAATCTCCCGAACGATGAAGCAAAAGAATCTTTCAAACTTCCTGCTTACGTTGCGAAGATGAACGAGAGCAAATGGTTCGGTGATAAAACAGGACAGGGGTTTTATAAGAAAGTAAAATCAGCTGACGGCAAATCAGAGATACAAGCTTTGGATTTAAAAACTTTAGAATACAAACCATCTCAGAAAGTAAAATTTGCAACGCTGGAACAAACAAAACCAATTGAGAATTTAAAAGACAGATTGAAAATTTTGATTTCCGGAAAAGATAAAGCGGGGGATTTTTATCGCGCGTCTTTCTTTGGTTTGTTCCAGTATGTTTCTAACCGCATTCCTGAAATTTCGGATGAGTTGTACAGAATTGACGATGCCCTGAAAGCGGGCTTCGGTTGGGAACTCGGCCCGTTTGAATACTGGGATGCGTTGGGCGTGAAAGAATCCATAGATGCGATGGAAAAAGCCGGAGTGAAATGCGCTCAATGGATTTCTGATTTTCTGAAAGCTGGAAACACTTCCTTTTATAAAGTAGAGGGCGGTGCGAAAAAATATTACGACATCCATGCAAAATCATACAAAGCAATTCCAGGAACGGAAGAATATATTTCTCTGGAAATTATTCGACCTACAAAAACGGTTTGGAAAAATTCCGGTGCAACAATTACCGATATTGGCGATGGAATTATCAATCTTGAATGGAATACAAAAATGAATTCCATAGGAGGAGAAGTGATTGAAGGCGTTAATAAAGCAATTGATATTGCAGAAAAAGATTTTCAAGGTTTGGTAATTTCAAACGAAGGAGCGAACTTTTCAGCGGGTGCAAATGTAGGAATGATTTTCATGCTTGCCGTGGAGCAGGAATGGGATGAACTCAACTTTGCTGTCAAAGCTTTTCAGAATACGATGATGCGCATTCGTTATTCTTCTATCCCAGTTGTGGTAGCTCCGCATAATCTCGCACTCGGTGGCGCCTGCGAAATGAGCATGCATTCGGATAAAGTTGTCGCACACGCTGAAACGTATATGGGATTGGTGGAGTTTGGAGTTGGATTGATTCCGGGCGGTGGCGGAACAAAAGAATTCGCGTTGCGACTCTCCGATGAGTTACAGGATGGAGATGTTGAATTAAATAGTTTTCGTGACAGATTTCTCACGATTGGTCAGGCAAAAGTCGCCACATCTGCTCACGAAGCATTTGATTTTGGGTATCTGAGAAAAGGAAAAGACATCGTGGTGGTTTCAAGAGCGAGATTACTGACGGATGCAAAAGCGGAATGCCTGAAAATTGCACGAGAAGGATATTCAAAACCAACTCCTAGAAAAGATATTCGTGTGCTTGGAAAACAAGCGCTCGGTTTAGCGTATCTCGGAGCAAACTCTATGATGAGCGGAAATTATATTTCAGAGCACGATGTGAAAATTGCTCAGAAAATCGGATGGGTGATTTGCGGTGGAGATTTATCCTCGCC